One genomic region from Quercus robur chromosome 4, dhQueRobu3.1, whole genome shotgun sequence encodes:
- the LOC126720441 gene encoding uncharacterized protein LOC126720441, protein MLTLKLFQILNPVKRCDLLLCCREEMQGILNYMMVWKPDWVASKDLLRRLGWSMIASTKMGSNPMEIPNINCSKMNILLWNCRGARNGDFKRRVFEMAVNHFPSIMVITETRVGGDRAAKIIEGLPFDGFFVTETIGYAGGALATLEKRGSGGFCAGCHRTRNSCNHQGTFFAISAKSGSAMFTGKRIDAPIISQKEAAT, encoded by the exons ATGCTGACGTTGAAACTGTTCCAGATTCTCAATCCAGTCAAAAGGTGCGATCTGCTCTTGTGTTGCAGAGAAGAAATGCAGGGGATCTTGAACTATATGATGGTGTGGAAACCGGACTGGGTGGCTTCCAAGGACCTGTTGAGGAGGTTGGGATGGAGCATGATTGCTTCAACCAAAATGGGATCTAATCCAATGGAAATTCCTAACATCAATTGTTCCAAAATGAACATTCTACTGTGGAATTGTAGGGGTGCCCGGAATGGGGATTTCAAGAGAAGAGTTTTTGAAATGGCGGTGAACCATTTTCCCTCTATTATGGTAATCACAGAGACTAGAGTGGGCGGTGACAGGGCTGCCAAGATTATTGAGGGTCTCCCTTTCGATGGTTTTTTTGTTACTGAAACCATTGGATATGCTGGGGGGGCTTTGGCTACTTTGGAAAAAAGAGGAAGTGGAGGTTTTTGTGCTGGCTGCCACAGAACAAGAAATTCATGCAACCATCAAG GTACCTTCTTCGCCATTTCAGCCAAGTCAGGATCAGCCATGTTTACCGGGAAGCGAATAGATGCGCCGATCATCTCGCAAAAGGAGGCTGCAACATGA
- the LOC126720437 gene encoding protein ALP1-like yields MDYNDHIDNSDEDHSYDVENDEYDDEELYDLAIAGCHVAVTYYIKYIDKQPCRDSEQTGYMWLMDYLTGNETKCYEMFRMKPHVFLQLCNVLQHTYGLQHTRHIRLEESVGICLMILGQGTCYRMVQERFQHSGETIHRHFHRVLKRLNIMSMDIFKPSDPTFSVVPRHIQKNPLYMPHFQDCIGAIDGTHIQVVVGDDKKAAYYNRKGVTSFNVMAACDFDLLFTFVMAGWEGAAHDTRIFLDATRRQSVNFPKPPPRKYYLVDAGYPLRKGYLPPYKGQRYHLSDFRRAGRGNHIEERFNYVHSSLRSAIERTFGVWKNKWKILKQMPPYDIKHQRNIIVATCVLHNFIRKHDREDEGFNWDEHDMDRPRSNSSGEGSSRQANVENIQDKEMKFVRDKIARSICGL; encoded by the exons ATGgattacaatgatcatattgatAATAGTGATGAAGATCATTCTTATGATGTTGAAAACGATGAATATGATGATGAGGAATTATATGATCTTGCTATTGCTGGATGTCATGTTGCAGTgacatattatataaaatatattgataaaCAACCTTGTAGAGATTCTGAACAAACTGGCTATATGTGGTTGATGGATTATTTGACGGGTAATGAAACGAAATGTTACGAAATGTTTAGAATGAAGCCACATGTTTTCCTTCAATTGTGTAATGTTTTACAACATACATATGGACTTCAGCACACCAGGCATATTAGGCTTGAAGAGTCAGTAGGTATATGTTTAATGATACTTGGACAAGGAACTTGTTATAGGATGGTTCAAGAAAGATTCCAACATTCTGGTGAGACTATACATAGACATTTTCATAGAGTTCTGAAACGCCTTAACATAATGTCAATGGATATCTTCAAGCCTTCTGATCCTACATTTAGTGTAGTTCCAAGACATATACAAAAGAATCCATTGTACATGCCACACTTTCAG gACTGCATTGGTGCCATTGACGGTACACATATCCAAGTTGTTGTTGGAGATGACAAGAAAGCTGCATATTATAATAGAAAGGGCGTGACATCTTTTAATGTGATGGCAGCATGCGATTTTGATTTACTTTTCACATTTGTTATGGCTGGATGGGAGGGTGCAGCACATGATACACGTATTTTCTTAGATGCTACCCGTCGACAATCTGTCAACTTTCCAAAACCACCACcaa gaaaatattatttagttgATGCTGGATACCCCTTAAGGAAAGGATACTTGCCACCTTATAAGGGACAGAGGTATCATCTTTCAGATTTTCGACGAGCTGGTCGAGGGAATCACATAGAAGAGAGGTTTAATTATGTTCACTCATCACTTAGAAGTGCAATTGAGCGAACATTTGGAGTGTGGAagaataaatggaaaattttgaagcaAATGCCACCTTATGACATTAAGCACCAAAGAAACATTATAGTTGCTACTTGTGTTTTGCATAATTTTATCAGAAAACATGATAGGGAAGATGAGGGATTCAATTGGGATGAACATGACATGGACAGACCAAGAAGCAATAGTAGTGGAGAAGGTAGTAGCAGACAAGCAAACGTTGAAAATATACAAGATAAGGAGATGAAATTTGTTCGTGACAAAATAGCTCGATCCATTTGTGGGttgtaa